ttatccctgtACTGgctgatggacatgtgggttgtgtccatatcttggctcttggGAACATTGTTGACATGAACGCTCAAGTGCAGATGTTTCTTCGTATTCCTCATGTCATTTCCTTTCCCTATAAACCCAGagttgggattgctggatcgtatggtagttctagtctttgtgtgtgtgtgtgtgtgtgaggaggcTCCGTACTGTATCCCATAGTGGCCCTGATACCTATAGCAGATGAAGACATTATAGGAAAGCTCTAGACCAATATCCCACATAAAAGTAGaaactagggcttcctaggtggtgcagtggttaagaatccgcctgccaatgcaggggacacaggttcgatccctgctccaggaagatcccacatgccacggagcaactaagcccgtgtgccaaaaaaaaaaaaaaaaaaaaaaagtagaaactaaaatcctcaaaaacacaaacaagtaaAGTCTAACCATATATGAAAAAGATAATACATCActatcaagtggggtttattctgggaatgaaaatgtgttttgaattcaaaacccaaaaaatctaaatgatcatatcaacaaactaaaagataaaaaacatatgattaaaaaaacatgGTGTGACGCTTCAGAGAAACCATTTAACTAAAGCTGTGTTCTAAACTCTAGTTCTGTGGATACGTGTATTGTCGCATTGCTACCAACTGGCCCTTTGGTATTAAAAAGGAAgagttatcaaaaaaaaaagaaagaaaaaaagatcatctCTCTAggtgtagaaaaagcttttgacaaaatactCAACATTAATTTGAACAATTCATGATTAAAACCTTCAGCAAACTGGAAATAGAAGAAATCTCAACCTGATGGAAGAGCAAATTCTAAAAAACTATAGCTGGCAtctactcagtggtgaaaaattaaatgctttctctctaagatcagggacaaaGTAACTATTTAGTTGCTCTAACCGCtgttattcaacattgtactggaagttctagggactaaaagatggaaggaaaagtAATAAGAAGTATACAGGTtggaaagtaagaaatgaaacTTTATATACAGACAATATgcttgtctatgtagaaaatgctgaagaatgtaaaaaaaattctagaactaataagtgagtttagtgAGTTCATAGGATACaatgttaataaattaaaaagttatatttctgtatataaatataaaataaatattaattgacattactatatcaaaattatatttatatcaactagcaatgaacatgtggaaagtgagaaaacattttatttattgttactaaaaaaaaagttcacccaTTTCTTCTGGTCCCCACCCCTTTTTCAGGCAACCACAAATTTTGTCTCTGTACCTATGagcttagttttttgtttttgtttttgttttttatctttattggagtataatagctttacactgctgtgccagtttccactgtacaacagagcaaatcagctgtatttatacctgtgtctccatatcccctccctcttgagcctccctctggagcatccctcccaccctccctatcccacccgtctaggtcatcagcaatcattgagttgatctccctgtgttagacagttgcttcccactagctatctattttacatttggtagtatataaatgtcaatactactctttcactttgttccagcttctccttccccacctccccatgttctcaagtctgttctctacctctgtgtctttattcttcctctagcACTGAGtgcatcaataccatttttttaggttgcatatatatgtgttagcatatggtatttgttcttctctttctggcttacttcactctgtatgacagactctagatccatccacctcactacaaataactcattttcattcgtttttatcgctgagtaatattccattgtatatatgtgccacatcttcttcatccattcttctgtcaatggacgtttaggttgcttccatgtcctggctattgtaaatagtgctgcaatgaacactgtggtacatgtatatttttgaattatggtcttctccaggtatatgcccagtagagggattgctgggtcatatggtagttctatttttagttttttaaggaacctccatactgttttccatagtgactgtattaatttacattcctaccaacagtgcaggaggtctcccttttctccacaccctctccagcatttattgttcctagatttttaaaaagtaaatttatttattggctgtgtttggtcttcattgctgcacacaggctttctctagttgtggcaagcgagggctactctttgttgtggtgcgaggggtcttcattgccatggcttctcttgttgcagagcatgggctctaggtgcatgggcttctgagttgtggcacacgggctcaatagttgtggcacatgggcttagttccttcgcagcacatgggatcttcctggagcagggactgaacccgtgtcccctgcattggcaggcggattcttaaccactgtgccacctaggaagccctagatttTTTTATATGAGAGATCGTATGGTAtttgcctccctctctctgtctgactttattAGCGTAATGCCCTCGAGTTCCATCCATATGTCCCAAAAGCcaagatttcactctttttcgtggctgaataatatcacatgacatatatctatatctatatctcacattatttttttggaatatgtttatacttttattaatcatttaattgtttatacacatatacttCTGCGCATTTTATTTTGCTCTCGTGGAGGTAAATTATTCacctttttaaagctttattgagatacaatttcaaaattttaaatcatctaATTAGGCATCTCTTAATCTCATATCCCTAATTTatacctcctcctcccctctcccctttggtcaccactagtttcttttctatctgtgattctgtttctgttttgaatgtatattcatttgtattatatttagatttcacatacaagtgatatcatacagtatttgtctttttctgtctgacatgtCACTAGACACAATATTCTTTAGGCCCATTcaggtgctgcaaatggcagaatttcattctttttaatgactgaataatattcatatatatatatatggtatatatatatctcatatcttctttacccatttgtttgtgatgggcacttgggttgcttccatatcttgctgttgtaaatagtgtgtaaatagtgttgctgtggATATGGGGGTGCACGTACTTTTTGAAttagttgttttgcttttttccagatatacacccaggagtggaattgctggatcatatggtagttctagttttagtttttttgaggaaactccatactgttttccatagtggctgcaccaatttacattcccaccaacagtgtacaagggttctcttttctccacatcttctccaacattggttatttgtgttctttttaatgatagccaatCTGACAGGTGTGCcattgttgttttggtttgaatttctctaataattagcaatagtGAGCGTTTTTTCATCTGCCGGTTGACcatgtgcatgtcttctttagaaaaatgactATTTAGAGTCTCTGATCATTTTTAATCCGattgtctttttgcttttgagttatatgagttcatTATGTACTTTGGATACTAAcaccttatcaggtatatgatttgcaaatattttctcccattcaatgtgttgacttttggttttgtGGGTGGTTTTCTCTGATGTGcggaagctttttagtttgatatagtcccatttgtttatttttacttttgttgctttagcctttggtgtcatattcaaagaattatcaccaagacctatgtcaagacCTTacagcctgttttcttctaggagttttatggttttaggtctttgGTTCAAGCAATAATACATTTTGAGCTaaattcttttgcatttccagttttctcaaccccatttattgaagagactgttctttatAATGGCAAAAGCCActaaatacttaggtataaatcatACACAATATGTGCAAGATCTATATCCTGAAATCACAAAACAGTGATTAAAGAATTCATAGCAACCTAAAGAAATTGATAGATATaacatgttcatggactggagaactcaatattgttaagattttGACTCTTCTGAAACTGACCTAGAATTTTAACACAATTCCAGTTAAATtggattactttttaaattttatttatttatttattggctgtgttgggtcttcgttgccgtgcgggcttcctctagttgcatcaagcgggggctattcgttgcagtgcacgggcttctcattgcggtggcttctcttgtcgtggagctcgggctctaggctcacaggcttcaatagttgccatgtttgggctcagtagttgtggctcgagggctctagaacacaggctcagtagttgtggcccacgggcttagttgctccacagcatgtgggatcttcccggactagggcttcccgaactgtgtcccctgcattggcaggtggattcttaaccactgtacaaccagggaagtcctgtaataGGATTTTTTGGTAGTACAAATGAACAATATGATTGTAAAATGCATATATGAAGGCAAAAAACTAATAAAGTAAATTGACTACAgctaaaataatcagaaaattgtggtattagagaaaagagagaaatatagatcGATACAGAGAGTACAGAATACCATATAGAGTCCAAAAATAGATTCACTCATGTATCATCCATTGATCATTGACAAATGTGCAAGGACGATTCAGTGGAAAATGATGCTTGTCAACCAATGATGCTGGAAAACTTGGATTTCCATGTGAAAGAAGAAACTTTAATCCACACCTCACGTTCTCAAAAACAACCCACTCTTGATGGGTCATATGCCTACATCTTGGTATGAGTACAGAGAGGGTTTCCATGACACCCTGCTTCCTGGAGTCAGAGAAGTCCCAGAGCAAGAAGTTTGGAGCACGTGGAGCAGAAGTGAGGTGAGGTGCCGTCAAGTTGCATCTACTAAAGCTAGCTGAAGCCAGGGCAGAGCTGGTTCCTGCAGCTGTGGCTGGAATAGGAGATGAGGCTGAGAGAATTGAAAAAGGGCACGAGAAGTGTCTGGCATATTTATCAAAGGAGAACTGTGTCTACCAGGGGATGTAACAGTGGTTTCATTGAATGGGAAGCTGAGCCAACCACTTGGACATTTTGTGGTTCTTATGTAACCCCATATACGAAAAGTACAATTGAGCCTGGGGTGGTGCTGCAATTCTGGGGAATTCTTTGAGGGCCACTTAGCATTTTCTGTCCATAAATAAATATCAGCAAAACTATAACAAGTCAGTAAGGCAAGACCAATGAGGATGCTGATTCCTAAGGAATGAAGGTTTGCATTATACAACCATGTAAGAACCCCATGCAGCTGAGATGATGGCCTAGGATAATATGGAATGGGTAAGGAAAGAAGGTGTTATAAAATTAACTATGGCCTTGTGGTCAATTGCAGCACAATTGAGAGCTGGCAACTAGGAGGTATTCTGACACGTGGCGAGTAccagagatgatggtggtgatgggtgccatgaatgttttcccacagaggTAAGAAGGCAGAAGTACCTCAGTGGGATTCAGactgggttttcttttcaatCCTGGCTTGAGGCAGGATTGAACATGATCAGGGAGAGtttatcttttctctcattctcattctctctttctaaATATCTGCATATGATTGTGTAATAGATATCTACTCCTTGTTAGCTACACGTGGTTTATGGGAAATGGTTTTGTATTGAGAGATGGTGCCAACTTGAGAATCGTTCCAAAATATGTGTCTTTATTGGCACTTTGCTTAAACCACTGATGGTTTCTTGTTTCCCACAGAAAACAGCCTGCTACACTCCTCAGATACTTTAGGATATTCACGGTATGGTCCTGGCTTGTTTTATGGCTTCACAAACCATCTTCTTTTACTTCCCAAAGTGCAGGCTCCAATCATGAAGGTCTACTGTCCATTCCCTAGACAGGCAGTGATTAAGCTTTCATGCACGAGCTTCTCTCCATCTTCACCCTCCCCCAAAGTATAATCAGGTGTGATCAGTGACTAAAATCAGTCACTGCTCTAGGATCCCGAGAGCATATGTCCCAGAGAGGCCTTGGGTAACTAGTTTGTCATTAACAAGTTCCTCTAGGATTCAGCCTCCTCTGGGATTCAGGGTCCTTTTGGCTGAAGGATGTACAGAATGGGAGATGTGacaagggattttgcagatgcagGTGATGACTATAGAGGCTCTTACCTCACATGCCTTAGTGAATAAAGGGGAGCAGGATCTTGGGTCAGGGTCCTGGAGTCACCCTCAGACACACTGGGTAAGTTGGGCACAGAATGAATGAGCTGGTCCCTTAGGCTCCTTTCAACCTGAGGGTCTTGAATTCCCAGGTTGTATGGTGTTCTGCAGGAGAGTTTTTCAAGTATGGTAATGCTCCTCTTTTCCACCTCTAGGCCCCCAAAACTTCACTACATTTGAGAAATTTTTTATCAACCTTCTTCTGTATTACTTACCATATCACTTATTCCCACAACTCTTGAGGTAGGCATTAATGCAATAGTTCTGAAcccttgttttattttagaatcaccttgccgctttaaaaaaactttgtatGGACTTCTTCTCAATGATTGTGATTAATTTTATCTGAGTGGttcaataatctttatttttaaaagcatcatgtGTTCTTGCTACACACTGTGAGGTCCATGGACGGAGGCATGGACTACTATATCAAAATCACTTTTCCCCAGAACTCCCAGGGGATTTTCATGGATATTATTTTAGAAGCACGACCCTAGATTTCCTTATGTGCAGTCCAGGCTGAGAACCACTAACCTAACAAGTATAGAAGGTGAGAGCCTCACTGCATCATCAATGACAACATCCTCAAGTGGTCTGTGACTTGTGATCCCAGTCATACTCTTGACACAGAGTCAGGTCCTGCTCATTTGCCAGGGAAACAAAATTCTGAGAGACCAGGTGTATGATTCTGTTGATGTTTCTTCCCACTGTGACTATCAAGCGCCAAGGGGCGAAATCCCAGCAGCTGGATCCAGTCATGTCTTTAATGAAGGACCTTCCCGCATCTCACGATGcttctcctttgctttctttgtcaGCTTTGAGGCACACTGAGGTGTATTAATCAGGTACTTGAAAGAAAGGGAATCATTAGGAGagtatatctatacctatacttATATTATTACCTATATAGTTATATACCTCTATTTATATCATCTGTAGTGGTGACAAGAGTAGAGTATCTGAGGTACCCTAACATTTTTTATCGGGACAAAATTATATCCATAAATTTTGTAATAAAGTGCGAAATTTAGTGCTAAATGGGTGGGCCTAGTGAGTTCTTGTCCTGGGAGGATTTAGGAGGAGAAGTGGTTCTAACCTAAAAGGAGTTTTGTTATCTTTAAAGTTGGAAGAATTCATGACTCAGCTGAAACACATCCAATCAGTGTTTCTAGACACCATACCAGCTGCAGTCACCAAGGCGGACATGGCCTTTTCTTCCTGTAGTTTACCATTCCATAGTGAAGACAGCTATAAACAGTGTGATTGAAGGATATAGAGGAGAAGGGTTCAATCATGGAAGCAGGGAGAGCAGTTAAGAGGCTATTCAAAAGGTACAGAAAAGCCATGATGTCTGCCAGGTCTAGGGTGTTGACAGTGGCTACTGGGAGTGGTTGAATGGGTAAGAGAATCCAGTGGCAGAACCTTTAGGACTTGTCAACAGATAAGAAATTGATGATGATGAAAGAAGGGGATGAAAGCAAAAGTTCGGTTGTGGAGCACCTGGCCTCCCATCTACTGAGATATGGGAAACTAGAGGAggggggagttgggggtggggcagggggagatcATGAGTCTCATTGGGATGTTAAGCTGAAAATGACTGTGTAAAGTCCAAGGGTGGATAACAATTAGACAACTAAGGGTACTCTTTCATAGGTTAGAGAGACGTCTACACCTGAGATTTAAGTGGTAATCAAAGCCATTGGCATAGATGAGTTTTTCTTGGTGGTATATGTAAGAATTGCAAGAGAGCAGTGTTTAGGAAAAACCCTAGAACACCAATCAACTTGAAAATATTGACAAAATAGAAGCCAATGGCAGTTACTGAGGATGTCTGCTCAGGCAGGCATGAGGAAACCAATCCATTTTGTGTCTCAGAAGCTAAGGGATGACAAGAGTGTTTTAGAAAAGTTGGAATATTGTTTCATCTTAAAGAGAATTGAAGAAAATAAGTCATTTCCCATCATAGAGATTCTGAGTATATAGAGAATTGGAGTACAATAAGCATTGTAATTATCGTGATGAGAAGAATATAAAGTATTTTTGTAAAGTGTCTAACAGACCATGCATCACAGAAATATGCTTATTTGGAAATGCAGGTTTTCATGGACACTCTGATTTCTTCTCGAGGATCCTGGACACAGAGCATGGCAGGGAGGAATGAAACTGTTGTCTCTGAGTTCCTCCTGCTGGGACTGCCCATCCAGTCAGAGCATCAGCACCTGTTCTCTGCCCTGTTCCTGGCCATGTATGTTACCACCGTCCTGGGGAACCTCGTCATCATGGTCCTCATTTGCctggacccccacctccacacacccatgtatttGCTTCTCAgcaatttgtctttctctgatctcTGCTTTTCCTCTGTCACAGTGCCCAAGTTGCTGCAGGACATGCAGAGCCACGTCCCATCCATCCCCTATGCTGGCTGCCTGACCCAAATGTACTTCTTCTTGTTCTTTGGAGACCTGGATGACTTCCTCCTTGCggccatggcctatgaccgctatgtggccatctgcttCCCCCTGCACTACACCACCATCATGAGCCCCAAGCTCTGTCTCTTCTTGGTGGTTCTGCCCTGGGTGCTGACCACGTTCCATGCCATGTTACACACCCTGCTCATGGCCAGGTTGTCTTTTTGTGCAGACAGCGTGatcccccactttttctgtgatttgTCTGCTCTGCTGAAGCTGTCCTGCTTGAACACTCAAGTTAATGAGCTGGTGATATTTATCGCTGGAGGGCTCGTTGTTGTCCTCCCATTCCTACTCATCATCCTGTCCTACGCACGAATTCTCTCTTCCATCCTCAAGGTCCCTTCTGCCAAGGGCATCtgcaaagccttctccacctgtggctcccacCTCTCCGTGGTGTCTCTCTTCTATGGGACAATTATTGGTCTCTATTTATGGCCATCAGCTAGTAATTCTACCTTAAAGGAGACTGTCATGGCCTTGATGTACACTGTGGtgacccccatgctgaaccccttcatctacagcctgaggaacagagACATGAAGGGAGCCCTGGGAAGAgtcttttgtaaaaagaaaactcCCTTCTCTCTATGATGGTAAAGTTGGGATTTCTGCACCATTTTATCCTGTAGGTATATTGATATTAATACAGGGATATCAACccagacttctttttttcctaatggtcTTTTGGTTAAATTACTTAGTAATATAATTTCCAGTAAGTAAATGATATAAAGTGGAGGTATGTAGTTGAAGTCGGAAAGGGGATCTCAGCGATCCACTAGCAGGGTCTCCTCTTTGTTCTTTCTGTGACCCTAAGAAGCATACATTTTAAACTTCCAATTAATCTTTATGTCCTCCCCCcattttttactgtttccattgatttatttactGCTGAAATAAACActactatttattatttactcatttactcTTGAGACAgcctccccctcaccccatcaCTTTGGACAGAAGCTCCATGAAGAAGAGACTGTCACTGCAGTACCAGGGCGCACCGTAGGTGACCAATATTTACTGAACCAGAAAACCCCCAAGGCAGTTACTATTATTATGCTCCAACCTGAAAATCTGGAGGAGACTTAAAGAAACAGTACAGCTGTGACAGCTTGTAAAATAGCATTAATTTgcactgcctccttccctcctgcatGCCACTGTGGGAGCAAACTCCTGTGCCAGGGCACCCTTCCTAAAGCTCGCCCTTCCAGAGGTGTGCTGCCACCATCCAGCCCCCCACCCACGCTCCTAGGAAGGCTGCTTAGAACCCGAGTCTGCCAGGCTAAAGAGGCAGAGAAGCGTGCCCTTTTCTTCAGTATCTGTGTCCCTTTTTGAAACAATTAATttatcatgtttaaaaaaaataacccaaaccctgctttaaataaataatactctCTCCTTCCAGGTCAGTACTGTTTAAAATTCAAGATTCTCACTCCCCTGCTTACCTCTATTAAACTGGTCTTTTCATTATTGAATATGGATTTTTACTTACACATTCTTGAGCAAGGGTTGGTATTATTCTGTCTCTTAACCTTTTCTCCTCTGATTTATTTTCATGTCTCCACTGTCTTTTTCACCTGACCTGAACCTCAAGTGAAATTTCTATCTCCTTCACTGCAATAGTCTAGTTCATCTTTACCTGGGAGCTCACTCATACCTGGGGCCCTAAAACTACTCCCTCGGGTGTGGGGAAGGAAGCCGGAGTCTCGTTACCAGCCTCACTCTTCAAGGGtttctctctcttgcttcctATTTTGGAATTGATcaacacattttatatatgtgatcTTATTATATTCTTGTGATGATTCCACAAATGAATCTTATCACCAatttaaagactgaaaaatgtGGTATTTGAGGACTTGCCAAGGTCCCAGAGTGGGTCAGTACTGAGCTTATTTAAGATCTCAGAGTATATGATTTTACAAATTCTTCTTCTCATTTCCCCCAGCCTCAGAAATGAGGGGAGCAGTCATTCATTTTTCAGTCTTAGCTCCACATGTGGCATTGTCCAGCGTTCCAAGCTCAGtccattgttttcttattgtctcCTGTAATGGATGATATCTAAgcccatcattttattttgtctaaACCCTTTTgtatttcctctcccctccccctctctgtctGCAGTGGGAGCCGTCCTCCGGTTCCTGattttcatcttcatcttcatggtGGGCATCTCCACGTGATGCTCTGTGAGCACTTTCATCTTTACATGCAGAAAATGGGAACTTAATACTTTCCAAagtctgctttttgttttataatccATTTTCCTTTTTAGCTTTATCGAGCGATAATTCTTATGCAAAAATTGAATACATTTACTGTGTacatcttgatgagtttggacaagTGCATGTATCTCTGATACCTTTACCACACCAAGATACACATATACATCACTCTCATGAATTTCTtgtgttcttttgctttttttctttctttcttcctttttttctgaaaaaaataaacagcatgaCTTCTCTCCTCTGAATGTATTTTAGAGTGCACAATACTATATTAACTGTAGGTACTATCTTATATTTTACTGCTTACTCATTTTACATAGCAGAAGTTTTATATCCATCGAAAAacgattttctgttttctcctcattCCAGCCCCTGACAGCCACCCTTCTGTCCTCTCCTCCCATGAGTGTAACTGCTTTGAtacctcatctctgaaatggaatCATTTGGGGTTTGTCCTCTGTTAgtgggttatttcacttagcatcatgtcctccaggttcatctgtgttgtcacaaatgtcagtatttctttttttaaagactgagtgACAGTCACTGTgtgcatgtaccacatcttctttatccctgtACTGgctgatggacatgtgggttgtgtccatatcttggctcttggGAACATCGTTGACATGAACGCTCAAGTGCAGATGTCTCTTCGTATTCCTCGTGTCATTTCCTTTCCCTATAAACCCAGagttgggattgctggatcgt
The DNA window shown above is from Hippopotamus amphibius kiboko isolate mHipAmp2 chromosome 17, mHipAmp2.hap2, whole genome shotgun sequence and carries:
- the LOC130840294 gene encoding olfactory receptor-like protein DTMT; the encoded protein is MAGRNETVVSEFLLLGLPIQSEHQHLFSALFLAMYVTTVLGNLVIMVLICLDPHLHTPMYLLLSNLSFSDLCFSSVTVPKLLQDMQSHVPSIPYAGCLTQMYFFLFFGDLDDFLLAAMAYDRYVAICFPLHYTTIMSPKLCLFLVVLPWVLTTFHAMLHTLLMARLSFCADSVIPHFFCDLSALLKLSCLNTQVNELVIFIAGGLVVVLPFLLIILSYARILSSILKVPSAKGICKAFSTCGSHLSVVSLFYGTIIGLYLWPSASNSTLKETVMALMYTVVTPMLNPFIYSLRNRDMKGALGRVFCKKKTPFSL